In one window of Prevotella sp. E13-17 DNA:
- a CDS encoding phosphatidate cytidylyltransferase encodes MKNFIVRTITGVIFVAAIVISFSNPLAMVFLFALVTGMTIWEFCGLVNEREGVQVNRFISTVAGVYLFLAMAGHCSGRVDSDTVFIPYLITIIYLMVAELYLKAKDPINNWAYTMLPQMYIALPFSMINVLAFPQAGAYSFVLPLSVFVFLWMNDTGAYLCGSLLGRHKLFPRVSPGKSWEGSIGGGILVVGIAVLIWYLLELYFPGESKMSALHWTGLGVTVAVFGTWGDLVESLLKRTLGIKDSGNVLPGHGGMLDRFDSSLLAIPAAVVYLFTLTLLK; translated from the coding sequence ATGAAGAACTTTATTGTTAGAACAATCACAGGCGTCATCTTTGTTGCCGCCATCGTGATTAGCTTTTCGAACCCGCTGGCCATGGTGTTCCTGTTTGCACTGGTAACAGGCATGACCATCTGGGAGTTCTGTGGATTGGTGAACGAGCGCGAGGGTGTGCAGGTGAATCGTTTCATCTCTACGGTGGCTGGCGTCTATCTGTTCTTGGCCATGGCAGGCCATTGCAGTGGCAGGGTAGATAGCGACACGGTCTTCATCCCTTATCTCATCACCATCATCTATCTGATGGTGGCAGAGCTCTATCTGAAGGCCAAAGACCCCATCAACAACTGGGCTTACACCATGTTGCCACAGATGTATATTGCGTTGCCTTTCTCGATGATCAACGTGCTGGCATTCCCGCAGGCCGGGGCCTATTCGTTTGTCTTGCCACTCAGCGTGTTCGTATTCCTGTGGATGAACGACACGGGGGCTTATCTCTGCGGTTCGCTGCTGGGGCGCCACAAACTGTTCCCACGTGTCTCTCCGGGCAAAAGCTGGGAGGGAAGTATTGGCGGTGGCATCCTGGTGGTAGGCATTGCGGTGCTGATATGGTATCTGCTGGAACTCTACTTCCCGGGTGAGTCCAAGATGAGTGCGCTGCACTGGACTGGGCTGGGTGTCACGGTGGCAGTCTTCGGCACATGGGGCGACTTGGTAGAGAGCCTTCTCAAGCGTACACTTGGCATCAAGGATAGCGGCAATGTGCTGCCAGGTCATGGCGGAATGTTGGATCGTTTTGACTCTTCGCTTCTTGCCATTCCTGCAGCTGTGGTCTATCTTTTCACTCTTACGTTGTTGAAATAA
- a CDS encoding outer membrane beta-barrel protein encodes MKKIFAAIVAVLFAAPSFAQMGSGGFSLNESTVYYGIRMGVNFSTITGDLVDVDSKAGMTLGGVIGLRVSDTTPIFVESGLYYSARGAKDFNLNYLEIPVLIKYGIQATDDIAILPYIGPYFSYGIGGKYKFAGIDGKHSSYNIVKHPDMGFKLGCGAEYNKLYAELGYQFGVMDIAKDNDLDAGAHTGNFFINVGVNF; translated from the coding sequence ATGAAAAAGATTTTTGCAGCTATTGTAGCAGTACTCTTTGCAGCGCCTTCGTTCGCTCAGATGGGTAGTGGTGGTTTCTCTTTGAACGAGAGCACAGTCTATTATGGCATCCGCATGGGTGTGAACTTTTCTACCATTACTGGTGACCTCGTAGATGTGGATTCGAAGGCAGGCATGACCCTGGGTGGAGTTATTGGTCTTCGTGTCAGCGACACTACACCAATCTTTGTTGAGAGTGGTCTGTACTACTCTGCACGTGGTGCCAAGGACTTCAACTTGAACTACCTCGAGATTCCCGTACTGATTAAGTATGGCATTCAGGCTACCGACGATATCGCTATCCTGCCTTATATCGGTCCTTACTTCTCTTATGGTATTGGTGGTAAGTATAAGTTTGCGGGTATTGATGGTAAACACAGCTCATACAACATAGTGAAGCATCCTGATATGGGCTTCAAGCTGGGTTGCGGTGCTGAGTACAACAAGCTCTATGCTGAGCTCGGTTATCAGTTTGGCGTGATGGATATTGCCAAGGATAATGATTTAGATGCCGGTGCTCACACAGGTAACTTCTTTATCAATGTCGGTGTGAACTTCTAA
- the dacB gene encoding D-alanyl-D-alanine carboxypeptidase/D-alanyl-D-alanine-endopeptidase encodes MKKLLFSLLLSVPALLSAQTVSLSKERMDTLLMDKMFDTSMVGLMVWDLTADSLLYHFNERQLMRPASTMKLLTAIAACDQLGTNYQFTTRFLYTGKIEDHRLKGDIYCVGGMDPLFSDEDIEAVVKALRELGVDTFEGNIFADLSAKDDLKWGEGWCWDDDNPSLSPLLVERYEAFTDHLVEALLDDGVAFVNVGVGHWSCPEDAIPFCTRTHSINAVMKKMMKDSDNLYAESMFYQLAMADGNRPANADEAKDCQRRVMKKAGLNPDNYRLADGSGLSLYNYLSAEAEVKLLRYVWNNKPLYDQLLPSLPIAGIDGTLKSRMKETPAEGNVMAKTGTVTGVSSLAGYCTAPNGNRLCFAIINQGIMRAVTGRNFQDRVCILLTSGELPQAKVQPKPAAKKKTKRKR; translated from the coding sequence ATGAAGAAGCTGCTATTTTCACTCCTACTGTCTGTGCCTGCACTACTGTCGGCACAGACAGTCTCTTTATCAAAGGAGCGGATGGACACGCTCCTCATGGACAAGATGTTTGACACATCGATGGTGGGACTGATGGTTTGGGACTTGACGGCCGACTCCTTGCTTTACCACTTCAACGAACGACAGCTGATGCGCCCCGCCTCGACCATGAAACTGCTGACGGCCATTGCGGCCTGCGACCAGTTGGGCACCAACTATCAGTTCACCACGCGCTTTCTATACACAGGCAAGATTGAGGACCACAGACTGAAAGGTGACATCTACTGCGTGGGAGGCATGGACCCCCTGTTCAGCGATGAAGACATTGAGGCTGTCGTCAAAGCCCTAAGAGAGCTGGGGGTTGACACCTTCGAAGGTAACATCTTTGCCGACCTCTCGGCCAAAGACGACCTAAAATGGGGCGAAGGCTGGTGCTGGGACGACGACAACCCATCGCTCTCACCACTATTGGTGGAACGCTACGAGGCATTCACCGATCACCTTGTCGAGGCGTTGCTCGACGATGGTGTTGCGTTTGTCAACGTGGGTGTGGGCCACTGGTCGTGCCCCGAAGATGCCATTCCTTTCTGCACACGCACACATTCCATCAATGCCGTGATGAAGAAAATGATGAAAGACAGCGACAACCTCTACGCAGAATCGATGTTCTACCAGTTGGCAATGGCCGACGGCAATCGTCCTGCCAATGCCGATGAAGCCAAGGACTGCCAGCGCAGGGTGATGAAGAAAGCGGGGCTGAACCCCGACAACTACCGTTTGGCAGACGGCAGCGGCCTGTCACTCTACAACTATCTGTCGGCTGAAGCTGAAGTGAAGTTGCTGCGCTACGTGTGGAACAACAAGCCGCTGTATGACCAGCTGCTGCCCTCGCTGCCCATCGCCGGCATAGACGGCACACTGAAGAGCCGCATGAAAGAGACGCCTGCAGAGGGCAATGTGATGGCAAAGACGGGCACTGTCACGGGGGTCTCGTCACTTGCGGGCTACTGCACGGCCCCCAATGGCAACCGCCTTTGTTTCGCCATCATCAATCAGGGCATCATGCGCGCTGTCACTGGCCGCAACTTCCAAGACCGTGTGTGCATACTGCTAACCAGCGGTGAGTTGCCCCAAGCGAAGGTTCAGCCCAAGCCTGCAGCCAAGAAAAAGACCAAACGCAAAAGGTAG
- a CDS encoding aminoacyl-histidine dipeptidase, which translates to MNEIQNLNPTCIWKNFYALTQVPRPSGHLEKIQQFLLDFGKQAGVETFKDPAGNIVFRKPATAGYEKKKGIILQAHMDMVPQKTPESTHNFETDPIQPWIDGEWVKAKGTTLGADNGLGVAAIMAIMEDKTLKHGPIDALVTADEETGMYGANDLPEGELQGDILLNLDSEHWGKFVIGSAGGIDITATLDYKEVETDPEDAAVRLTVKNLRGGHSGLEIHEGRGNANKLMVQMVREAVEALDARLACWQGGNMRNAIPFKAETILTLPKENLEAIKDLANDWKETFNDEFKLIEPQGIEVLVEEVETPKTEIPVEIQDNLIDAIYACHDGVIRFIPAYPNVVETSSNLAIINIGGGHADIKILARSSREDMKDYVVKTLESCFSMAGMKVETAGSYGGWDPNPDSEILHLLLKEYKELFGADGIIQVDHAGLECSVILGKYPWLDVVSLGPTMKSPHTTTERALIETVEPFWKLLKKTLEDVPEK; encoded by the coding sequence ATGAATGAAATTCAGAACCTGAATCCCACGTGCATCTGGAAGAACTTCTATGCACTCACACAAGTACCACGTCCAAGCGGACACCTGGAAAAAATCCAGCAGTTCTTGCTTGACTTCGGAAAACAGGCCGGTGTGGAAACCTTCAAGGATCCCGCCGGAAACATTGTTTTCCGCAAGCCTGCCACAGCTGGTTACGAGAAGAAGAAAGGCATCATCCTGCAGGCCCACATGGACATGGTGCCACAGAAGACGCCCGAATCTACCCACAACTTCGAGACCGACCCCATCCAGCCCTGGATTGACGGTGAATGGGTGAAGGCAAAAGGCACCACACTGGGTGCCGACAATGGTCTTGGCGTGGCTGCCATCATGGCCATTATGGAAGACAAGACCCTGAAACATGGTCCTATCGACGCCCTGGTGACTGCCGACGAAGAGACGGGCATGTATGGCGCTAACGACCTGCCCGAGGGCGAATTACAGGGCGACATCCTGCTGAACCTCGACTCTGAGCACTGGGGTAAGTTCGTGATTGGATCGGCTGGCGGTATTGACATTACTGCCACCCTCGACTATAAAGAGGTGGAGACCGACCCTGAGGATGCCGCCGTACGCCTGACGGTGAAGAACCTGCGCGGCGGACACTCTGGCCTGGAGATTCACGAAGGCAGGGGCAATGCCAACAAACTGATGGTGCAGATGGTGCGCGAGGCTGTCGAAGCGTTGGATGCACGTCTGGCTTGCTGGCAGGGTGGCAACATGCGCAATGCCATTCCATTCAAGGCTGAGACCATCCTCACACTGCCAAAAGAGAACCTTGAAGCCATTAAAGACCTGGCTAACGACTGGAAAGAGACCTTCAATGACGAGTTTAAGCTCATCGAACCACAGGGTATCGAGGTGCTGGTAGAAGAGGTTGAGACACCAAAGACCGAGATTCCCGTTGAAATACAAGACAATCTCATCGATGCCATCTATGCTTGTCATGACGGTGTGATTCGTTTTATCCCCGCCTACCCCAACGTGGTGGAGACATCGAGCAACCTGGCTATCATCAACATCGGTGGCGGGCATGCCGACATCAAGATTCTGGCACGCAGCAGTCGAGAGGATATGAAAGACTATGTGGTGAAGACACTGGAGAGCTGTTTCTCGATGGCAGGCATGAAGGTCGAGACTGCCGGCTCTTACGGAGGCTGGGACCCCAACCCCGATTCAGAGATTCTGCACCTGTTGCTGAAGGAATACAAGGAATTGTTTGGTGCCGACGGCATCATTCAGGTTGACCACGCCGGCCTTGAGTGCTCTGTCATCCTGGGCAAGTACCCCTGGCTGGATGTTGTCAGCCTTGGCCCCACGATGAAGTCGCCTCACACCACAACCGAGCGTGCGCTGATTGAGACCGTTGAACCATTCTGGAAACTCCTGAAGAAAACCCTTGAGGACGTACCCGAGAAATAA
- a CDS encoding four helix bundle protein produces the protein MNDFYYRNVDAYKLAKELTKLTYSLLFQFPEYERYALCDQIRRAAISIPSNIAEGLGRFAIRERIHFLDIAYGSLTELVCQMEIAHDNNYISDSDFNKIDTLASRVSMTIWGLKKSLTEKLKVQDNINNQE, from the coding sequence ATGAATGATTTTTATTATCGCAATGTCGATGCATACAAACTGGCCAAGGAACTAACCAAACTAACATATAGTTTATTATTTCAGTTTCCAGAATACGAAAGATATGCCCTTTGCGATCAAATAAGAAGAGCTGCCATTTCTATTCCTTCAAACATAGCAGAAGGACTTGGACGTTTTGCAATAAGAGAGAGAATACATTTCTTGGACATTGCCTACGGATCCCTCACTGAATTAGTCTGTCAAATGGAGATAGCACACGATAATAATTATATATCCGATTCAGATTTTAACAAGATTGACACACTTGCATCAAGAGTATCAATGACAATCTGGGGATTAAAGAAATCGCTAACAGAGAAATTAAAAGTACAAGACAACATTAATAACCAAGAGTAA
- a CDS encoding lysylphosphatidylglycerol synthase transmembrane domain-containing protein has product MKYVQAIAKIILPLLLGGTILYWMYRGFDFQGIKQVVLYEMNWTWMLLSFPFGILAQAFRGWRWRQTLEPMGEKTRKSVVVNSVFISYAVSLLIPRIGEFTRCGLLKRWEGVSFAKALGTVVTERAIDTLLVMLYSGLILLFEMSVFGTFFKKTGTSFDHILTSFSLTGWLVTAICGIAVLLLLHLLLRRLSIYNKVRMTLHGIWEGVLSLKDIKNLPLYLFFSVGIWVMYFLHFYLTFFCFDFTKALGIGCALVCFVVGNFAVIVPTPNGAGPWHFAVKTMLILYGVSDEQALYFVLIVHTVQTLLVVLLGIWASIRLSFVSRNGNGSLERDEVRGARYEVRE; this is encoded by the coding sequence ATGAAGTACGTTCAAGCCATCGCAAAAATCATATTGCCACTCCTGTTGGGTGGTACCATTTTATATTGGATGTACCGCGGCTTTGATTTTCAAGGCATTAAGCAAGTGGTGCTCTACGAAATGAACTGGACCTGGATGCTGCTTTCCTTTCCTTTTGGCATATTGGCACAGGCTTTTCGCGGTTGGCGCTGGCGACAAACACTGGAGCCCATGGGCGAGAAAACGAGAAAGTCGGTTGTCGTCAACTCTGTCTTTATCAGCTATGCCGTGTCGTTGCTGATTCCACGTATTGGCGAGTTCACACGCTGTGGATTGCTGAAACGCTGGGAGGGTGTCTCGTTTGCAAAAGCGCTGGGCACGGTGGTCACCGAACGTGCCATCGACACGCTGCTGGTGATGCTTTATTCAGGACTGATTCTGCTTTTCGAGATGAGCGTCTTTGGCACGTTCTTCAAGAAGACGGGCACGTCGTTTGATCACATACTGACCAGTTTCTCGCTAACAGGATGGCTGGTGACGGCTATCTGCGGCATTGCCGTATTGCTGTTGCTACATCTGCTGCTGCGTCGCCTCTCTATATATAATAAGGTGAGAATGACACTGCATGGCATCTGGGAAGGTGTGTTATCGCTCAAGGACATCAAGAACCTTCCTTTGTATTTGTTCTTCTCCGTCGGCATCTGGGTGATGTACTTCTTGCATTTTTACCTGACATTCTTTTGTTTCGACTTCACCAAAGCATTAGGCATCGGTTGTGCACTGGTATGTTTCGTGGTGGGCAACTTTGCCGTCATCGTACCTACGCCCAACGGAGCTGGTCCTTGGCACTTTGCCGTAAAGACCATGCTGATTCTCTATGGTGTATCCGACGAACAAGCCCTCTACTTTGTACTGATTGTGCACACCGTCCAGACCCTACTCGTTGTCCTTCTTGGCATATGGGCTTCAATTAGACTCTCGTTTGTATCGAGAAACGGGAATGGGTCTCTAGAAAGGGACGAGGTACGAGGTGCGAGGTACGAGGTACGAGAATAG
- the rsmA gene encoding 16S rRNA (adenine(1518)-N(6)/adenine(1519)-N(6))-dimethyltransferase RsmA has protein sequence MKQVRPKKNLGQHFLTDLSIAKRIADTVDACPNIPVLEVGPGMGVMTQYLVEKPRPFKVVEIDRESVEYLNEHFPKLRENILGEDFLRMDLQEVFGGCQFVLTGNYPYDISSQIFFKMIDNRDLIPCCTGMIQREVALRIASEPGNKQYGILSVLIQAWYDVEYLFTVEPGVFNPPPKVQSAVIRMTRNKVQQLGCDENLFKRVVKTSFNQRRKMLRVSLKQMLTDMSMINASQFATLRPEQLTISQFVELTNLVEKVLCANTNA, from the coding sequence ATGAAGCAAGTAAGGCCCAAAAAGAATCTTGGTCAGCACTTCCTGACTGACCTCTCGATAGCTAAGCGCATTGCCGACACGGTAGATGCTTGTCCAAATATTCCTGTTCTGGAGGTCGGTCCGGGTATGGGTGTCATGACGCAATATCTGGTAGAGAAACCACGGCCTTTCAAGGTGGTAGAAATAGACCGCGAATCGGTGGAATACCTGAACGAGCACTTCCCCAAACTGCGTGAGAATATCCTTGGTGAGGACTTTCTGCGTATGGACTTGCAAGAGGTGTTTGGCGGATGCCAGTTTGTGCTGACGGGAAATTATCCCTACGATATCTCATCGCAGATTTTTTTTAAGATGATAGATAATCGCGATCTCATACCGTGTTGCACCGGTATGATACAACGAGAGGTGGCATTGCGAATTGCTTCAGAGCCTGGCAACAAGCAATATGGCATTCTGTCTGTGCTGATTCAGGCTTGGTATGATGTGGAGTATCTCTTCACAGTAGAGCCCGGCGTGTTCAATCCGCCTCCTAAAGTGCAGAGCGCAGTCATCCGAATGACACGTAATAAGGTGCAACAGCTGGGGTGCGATGAGAACTTGTTTAAGCGTGTGGTGAAGACATCGTTCAATCAGCGGCGCAAGATGCTACGCGTTTCTCTGAAGCAGATGTTGACGGACATGTCTATGATCAACGCGTCTCAGTTTGCAACACTACGCCCAGAGCAGTTGACCATTTCACAATTTGTGGAACTGACGAATTTGGTGGAAAAGGTGTTGTGTGCGAACACAAATGCTTGA
- a CDS encoding MATE family efflux transporter: MTQQEKLQLIVQLSIPSILAQISATVMFIIDAAMVGHLGARATAAIGLVETSTWLLGGISSAVSMGFSVQVAHFIGANDFENARRVLRQSLVCAFSWSVFLSLVCIAIHSYLPYWLGGSEEIAHDASMYFMLIGVFGIFFQMEGLAGSMLKCSGNMKVPSILNISMCVMDVVFNYLFIYILQLGVMGAALGTGMAMLITAILMLYFLLVRSDLLRLKGHPGTFKPSSDTIRTAFKIGAPMGLQHLLMGGAQIVSTIIVAPLGTIAIAANSLAITVESLCYMPGYGIAEAATTLVGQGIGAGQRMLTRSFANLSVMLGIGVMTMMGVMMWIFSPELMGILSPVEEIISEGTRALRIEAWAEPMFAASIVCNGVFIGAGDTLKPAIMSLCSMWGVRLTLAWWLARDYGLRGFWTAMAIELTFRGSIFLARMRYGKWNTKKLTH; this comes from the coding sequence ATGACGCAACAAGAGAAGCTGCAACTCATTGTGCAGTTGTCTATTCCTTCTATTCTGGCACAAATCTCTGCCACCGTCATGTTCATCATCGACGCTGCCATGGTAGGCCATCTCGGTGCACGTGCCACAGCAGCCATCGGTCTGGTAGAAACCTCCACATGGCTGTTGGGTGGCATTTCGTCGGCAGTATCAATGGGATTCTCTGTTCAGGTGGCCCACTTTATTGGTGCCAACGACTTCGAGAATGCCCGCCGGGTGCTGCGTCAATCGCTGGTATGCGCTTTCTCATGGAGTGTATTTCTTTCTTTAGTATGCATTGCTATTCACAGCTACCTTCCCTACTGGTTGGGTGGCAGCGAGGAGATAGCACACGATGCCTCCATGTACTTCATGCTGATTGGCGTGTTTGGCATTTTCTTTCAAATGGAAGGCTTGGCCGGTTCTATGCTGAAATGCTCAGGCAACATGAAGGTTCCTTCGATACTGAACATCAGCATGTGTGTGATGGACGTGGTGTTCAACTACCTATTTATATATATACTGCAACTGGGCGTCATGGGTGCGGCACTGGGCACGGGAATGGCAATGCTGATAACAGCCATCCTCATGCTCTACTTCCTGTTGGTGCGCAGCGACTTGCTTCGTCTGAAAGGCCACCCTGGCACATTCAAGCCCAGCAGCGACACCATCAGGACTGCCTTTAAGATAGGTGCCCCCATGGGACTACAGCACCTATTGATGGGTGGCGCACAGATTGTGAGCACCATCATCGTGGCACCATTAGGCACCATTGCAATTGCCGCCAACTCACTTGCCATCACCGTAGAGAGCCTTTGCTACATGCCTGGCTACGGCATTGCCGAGGCCGCCACCACACTCGTGGGACAAGGCATCGGTGCCGGACAGCGCATGCTGACCCGCTCATTTGCCAATTTGTCTGTCATGCTGGGCATCGGGGTGATGACCATGATGGGTGTCATGATGTGGATCTTCTCTCCCGAACTGATGGGCATTCTCTCTCCTGTTGAGGAAATCATCAGCGAAGGAACACGCGCACTGCGCATCGAAGCTTGGGCAGAACCCATGTTTGCAGCATCTATCGTATGTAATGGTGTGTTTATTGGTGCTGGCGACACCTTGAAACCAGCCATCATGAGTCTCTGTTCCATGTGGGGTGTACGCCTGACATTGGCATGGTGGCTGGCACGCGACTATGGCTTACGCGGGTTCTGGACTGCCATGGCCATCGAACTGACCTTCCGCGGTAGCATCTTCCTGGCACGCATGCGATACGGAAAATGGAACACCAAGAAGCTGACTCACTAA
- the rmuC gene encoding DNA recombination protein RmuC, with the protein MEIYIIVALVLCGLMGIAGYIIGNRGKEAYLHTITTLTAERDVQKTNAENATRLLESQKTEQEKATSALKMEHEKAIGALKEEHEKNLKRQQEAFEQQIATLKQMNEEQVKTQLDLIKEQMQTTSERVLKSRQEELGVQNQEQVSKIIDPLQKSLKDMQEALNRSKEQQAEALTRLDESIKINLQKSMAIGETADRLTRALTGEVKVQGNFGELKLKQLLEDLELKEGEQFDTQETLKDKDGRSAKGEDGRGLIPDFILHFPNNRHVVVDSKMSLTDYERYMNADDDSPEKSQYLKAHIESVRAQVKRLAKKEYTKYLPSGYNRLNFAIMYVPIEGALNLALLNDATLWREAYDQGVMILGPQTMYMNLRVLEMMWTQVRQLKNQQTMMDAANTVIDRVQDFGIRFMDVESSMNDTIKKMNKLKITTADSGPSIITAARNLLKAGAMENKKKKSLTEMDDSLFIDSNE; encoded by the coding sequence ATGGAGATATACATAATCGTAGCACTGGTGCTTTGCGGACTGATGGGCATTGCTGGATACATCATAGGTAATCGCGGCAAAGAGGCTTATCTGCACACCATTACTACTCTAACAGCAGAACGTGATGTGCAGAAGACTAATGCCGAGAACGCAACGCGCCTCCTTGAGTCACAGAAAACAGAACAAGAGAAAGCTACGAGTGCTCTGAAAATGGAGCATGAGAAAGCCATCGGGGCGCTGAAGGAGGAACATGAGAAGAACCTGAAAAGACAACAGGAAGCCTTCGAGCAACAGATTGCCACCCTGAAGCAGATGAACGAGGAACAGGTGAAGACGCAATTGGACCTGATTAAGGAACAGATGCAGACCACCTCTGAGCGTGTTCTCAAATCCAGACAGGAAGAGTTGGGGGTACAGAACCAAGAACAGGTATCGAAGATTATCGACCCTCTGCAGAAAAGTCTGAAGGATATGCAAGAGGCTTTGAACCGCAGCAAGGAGCAACAAGCTGAAGCTCTGACCCGATTGGACGAAAGTATCAAGATAAACCTCCAGAAGAGTATGGCCATCGGCGAGACGGCCGACCGACTGACACGCGCCTTGACTGGAGAGGTGAAAGTGCAGGGCAATTTTGGCGAGCTGAAGCTAAAACAACTGCTGGAAGACTTAGAACTAAAAGAGGGCGAACAGTTCGACACACAAGAGACGCTGAAAGACAAGGACGGACGCAGCGCGAAGGGTGAAGATGGACGCGGATTGATTCCCGATTTCATTCTGCACTTCCCCAACAACCGTCATGTGGTGGTTGACTCAAAGATGTCACTCACCGACTACGAACGCTACATGAATGCCGATGACGACTCACCAGAAAAGAGTCAATACCTCAAGGCTCACATTGAAAGTGTAAGGGCACAGGTGAAACGACTGGCTAAGAAGGAATACACCAAATATCTGCCCAGCGGCTACAACCGTTTGAATTTCGCCATCATGTATGTGCCAATAGAAGGAGCGCTGAACCTGGCATTGCTGAATGATGCCACCTTATGGCGCGAGGCCTACGACCAGGGCGTCATGATACTGGGACCCCAAACCATGTATATGAACCTGCGTGTGCTGGAGATGATGTGGACACAAGTGCGCCAACTCAAGAATCAGCAGACCATGATGGATGCTGCCAACACGGTGATAGACCGCGTACAGGACTTTGGCATACGCTTCATGGATGTGGAGTCGAGTATGAACGACACCATTAAGAAGATGAACAAGCTAAAGATTACCACTGCCGACAGTGGCCCCAGCATCATTACTGCAGCCAGAAACCTGCTGAAGGCGGGAGCTATGGAAAACAAAAAGAAAAAGTCTCTGACAGAAATGGACGACTCACTATTTATCGATAGCAACGAATAA